The following are encoded together in the Brassica napus cultivar Da-Ae chromosome A9, Da-Ae, whole genome shotgun sequence genome:
- the LOC106368070 gene encoding WAT1-related protein At3g56620 produces MGLKMSESAKPYSAMVCLQFGYVGMNLVTKVVLDRGMSHFVLVAYRNVFATAALAPFALLSERKGRPKMTFPIFMQIFVLALLGPVIDQNLYYAGLKLTSPIFAGAVTSILPALTFIISIIFRMEKVKTRKVRFQAKVVGTLVIVVGAILMILFKSPLTIFLRSHLIHDASSLAGEDYLKATVFLLIASLSWASFFVLQAATLKTYSSHLSLSTMVCFMGTLQSTALTFVMEPSLSALHVGFDMNLLASAYAGIMTSSIAYYVQGMMMAKQKSPVFVTAFNPLIVIFGSIIGFLVLGQRLYLGGVLGMVILTMGVCAVLWGKEGDEEENSDEEEVFVEVVKCYKGCGNNSLSMPRIDEEVDVEMQSTRKAKTVVALL; encoded by the exons ATGGGGTTAAAGATGTCGGAATCAGCCAAGCCCTATTCTGCAATGGTATGCCTCCAATTCGGATACGTTGGCATGAACCTGGTGACCAAGGTTGTGCTTGACCGTGGCATGAGCCATTTCGTCCTTGTGGCTTATCGTAATGTCTTTGCCACAGCCGCTCTCGCACCTTTCGCCCTTCTCTCCGAGAG GAAAGGGAGGCCGAAGATGACGTTCCCAATATTCATGCAAATATTTGTACTAGCTCTTCTTGG GCCTGTGATCGATCAGAACCTATATTACGCCGGTCTTAAACTCACTTCACCGATTTTTGCCGGCGCCGTCACCAGCATCTTGCCtgctttgacctttatcatttCCATAATTTTCAG GATGGAGAAGGTGAAGACGAGAAAAGTAAGATTCCAAGCAAAAGTGGTGGGGACATTAGTGATAGTAGTTGGAGCCATATTGATGATTTTATTCAAAAGTCCTTTAACCATCTTTCTTCGGTCTCACCTCATCCACGATGCTTCGTCGCTGGCCGGCGAGGACTACCTCAAGGCCACCGTCTTCCTCCTCATCGCTTCACTTTCTTGGGCTTCTTTCTTCGTTCTTCAG gCGGCTACTTTGAAGACGTACTCATCTCACCTTTCACTATCCACGATGGTGTGCTTCATGGGAACGTTACAGTCCACAGCCCTAACGTTTGTGATGGAACCAAGCCTTTCAGCATTGCACGTCGGCTTTGACATGAACCTTCTAGCCTCTGCTTACGCT GGTATAATGACTTCGAGCATAGCTTACTACGTTCAAGGGATGATGATGGCGAAGCAAAAAAGCCCTGTCTTTGTCACTGCTTTTAACCCGCTTATTGTCATTTTTGGATCCATCATTGGCTTCCTTGTCCTTGGCCAAAGATTATACCTTGGCGG GGTTCTTGGAATGGTGATATTAACGATGGGGGTTTGTGCGGTTCTGTGGGGAAAGGAAGGGGATGAAGAAGAGAACAGCGATGAGGAGGAGGTGTTTGTAGAAGTTGTCAAGTGTTATAAAGGCTGCGGAAACAATAGTCTCTCGATGCCAAGAATTGACGAAGAAGTAGATGTTGAAATGCAATCTACAAGGAAAGCTAAGACCGTGGTGGCTTTGTTGTAG
- the LOC106368068 gene encoding cytochrome P450 94B3-like — protein MELFIIFIFVPIFIFFIIPRQSSSDTGFKSYPIVGSIPGLVKNRHRFLDWTVETLSRCPTQTAVFRRPGKQQFVMTANPANVEYMLKTKFDNFPKGERFIEILEDFLGRGIFNSEGEMWWKQRKTARHEFSTKSLRDFVMTNVTLEINTRLVPVLAAAAATGKLLNLDDVLERFTFDNICKLAFNVDSACLGDDKAAGVEFMRAFDTASKIISQRFQSAFSYTWKIKKKLNIGSERLLRESIVTVHKFADDIVRHKIDQSNNNNNKNDDLLSRFISTEELNSPEKLRDNVIGFILAGRDTTSSALSWFFWLLSKHPHVENKIRQELNSIRARTGEAYGFEDLKLMNYLHAAITESLRLYPPIPLDTMSCLEDSVLPDGTFVGKAWGISYNAYAMGRMESIWGKDCDRFDPERWIDETNGGFRGESPYKFPVFHAGPRMCLGKEMAYIQMKSIVSAVLDRFVVEVPGKNERPEILLSVTIRIKGGLFVRVHERS, from the exons ATGGAGcttttcatcatcttcatcttcgtccctatcttcatcttcttcatcatcccaaGACAATCTTCTTCAGACACAGGTTTCAAGTCGTACCCTATTGTCGGAAGCATACCTGGACTTGTGAAAAACCGTCACCGTTTCCTCGACTGGACTGTAGAGACTCTGTCTCGATGCCCGACACAGACGGCGGTTTTCCGGCGACCAGGGAAGCAACAGTTCGTCATGACGGCGAATCCTGCCAACGTAGAGTACATGCTCAAGACGAAGTTCGATAATTTCCCTAAAGGAGAGCGGTTCATCGAGATTCTTGAGGATTTTCTCGGCCGCGGGATTTTCAACTCCGAGGGCGAGATGTGGTGGAAACAGAGGAAGACGGCGCGCCACGAGTTCAGTACTAAGTCTCTTCGTGACTTCGTCATGACAAACGTCACACTCGAAATCAACACCAg GCTTGTTCCGGTGTTAGCAGCTGCAGCGGCCACCGGAAAATTGTTAAACCTGGACGACGTATTAGAAAGATTCACATTCGATAACATATGCAAGTTAGCATTCAACGTCGACTCCGCTTGCCTCGGAGACGACAAAGCCGCCGGTGTAGAGTTCATGAGGGCCTTTGATACGGCGTCCAAGATCATCTCGCAACGGTTTCAATCAGCGTTTTCGTATACATGGAAGATCAAAAAGAAACTAAACATTGGATCAGAGAGACTTCTTAGAGAATCAATCGTGACCGTCCATAAATTCGCAGACGATATCGTGCGTCACAAGATTGATCAaagtaacaacaacaacaacaagaacgaTGATTTGCTTTCAAGATTCATCAGCACCGAGGAGCTGAACTCGCCGGAGAAACTACGTGACAATGTCATTGGTTTCATCCTCGCGGGACGAGACACAACCTCCTCCGCTTTGAGCTGGTTCTTCTGGTTACTCTCGAAGCATCCACATGTAGAGAACAAGATCAGACAAGAGCTGAACTCGATCCGAGCAAGAACAGGGGAAGCTTATGGGTTTGAAGATCTTAAACTGATGAACTACCTGCACGCAGCGATAACCGAGTCACTAAGGCTGTATCCGCCTATACCGTTAGACACTATGAGTTGTCTTGAGGACAGTGTATTGCCTGATGGGACGTTTGTAGGGAAAGCTTGGGGAATAAGTTATAACGCGTACGCGATGGGGAGGATGGAGAGTATTTGGGGTAAAGATTGTGATCGGTTTGATCCAGAGAGGTGGATTGATGAAACAAATGGTGGGTTTAGAGGTGAGAGTCCTTACAAGTTTCCAGTGTTTCATGCAGGACCAAGGATGTGTTTAGGTAAGGAGATGGCTTATATTCAGATGAAATCTATAGTTTCTGCGGTGCTGGATAGGTTTGTTGTCGAGGTCCCAGGGAAGAATGAGCGTCCTGAGATTTTATT